A region of Paraburkholderia sp. BL23I1N1 DNA encodes the following proteins:
- a CDS encoding DUF1653 domain-containing protein, with amino-acid sequence MVRYRHYKGGIYELVCEATLESDPSVTMIVYKAGNGTIWTRPASVFFELVEIDGTKVPRFAPIN; translated from the coding sequence ATGGTGCGTTATCGACACTACAAAGGCGGCATTTACGAGCTGGTTTGCGAGGCCACACTGGAGTCCGATCCGTCGGTCACAATGATCGTCTACAAAGCTGGCAATGGTACGATCTGGACGCGTCCGGCTTCGGTATTCTTCGAGCTGGTTGAAATCGACGGCACCAAGGTGCCGCGCTTCGCGCCGATCAACTAG
- a CDS encoding glutamine synthetase family protein has translation MTSPGADLLSEVRAFRAAYPEVRYVDLICLDIPGHFYGKRYPVDMLEKVAAGSLLKLPQNCILLGVQGGLYPIGDYCFNDGDPDAVRRLIAGTLKPVRWEGQLLGQMLISSDGTEAPIEFEPREVLARVLKRFERRGIRPVVAFELEFYLFDARLADGLPQFPRDPFCDDRDDQPNMHIERLSRFSGVLDEMVEVTREQGVEATVITAELGPGQFEINFGHNDDGLRAADWAALFCRSTRGVAMKHGYRASFMSKPYLHAPGSGMHVHVSLYDEAGNNLLAADGQRPLRHAVAGCLAMLPHCMPVFAANHNAFRRYGWKANAASRGSWGFEDRDACIRIPESDDRNLRIEHRVAGADANPYLVLAAILTSMEHGLDAGREPIAPLNEDRGSGIDFPKDMLTAVAAMQNHPVVCEGMGEEFVMVYCKNKRQDHLEFMNEVNAREYRWFL, from the coding sequence ATGACCTCCCCCGGCGCCGATCTGCTTAGCGAAGTGCGGGCCTTCCGCGCGGCCTATCCGGAGGTGCGCTACGTCGACCTCATTTGTCTCGATATCCCCGGGCACTTCTACGGCAAGCGATACCCCGTGGACATGCTCGAGAAAGTCGCAGCCGGCAGCCTTCTGAAATTGCCGCAGAACTGCATCCTGCTGGGTGTGCAGGGCGGCTTGTACCCGATCGGCGACTATTGCTTCAACGACGGCGATCCGGACGCGGTGCGCCGTCTGATTGCGGGCACCCTCAAACCTGTTCGATGGGAAGGCCAGCTGTTGGGGCAGATGTTGATCAGTTCGGACGGCACGGAGGCGCCCATCGAATTCGAACCGCGCGAGGTCCTGGCGCGCGTGCTGAAACGCTTCGAACGTCGCGGCATCCGCCCGGTAGTGGCCTTCGAACTGGAGTTTTATCTGTTCGACGCCCGGCTCGCGGACGGTCTGCCGCAGTTCCCACGCGACCCGTTCTGCGACGACAGGGACGACCAGCCGAACATGCATATCGAGCGACTGTCACGGTTCTCCGGCGTACTCGACGAGATGGTCGAAGTCACCCGCGAGCAGGGCGTGGAAGCCACCGTGATCACGGCTGAACTGGGACCGGGGCAGTTCGAGATCAACTTTGGCCACAATGACGATGGCCTGCGTGCTGCGGACTGGGCCGCGTTGTTCTGCCGAAGCACGCGCGGCGTGGCGATGAAACACGGGTACCGCGCCAGCTTCATGAGCAAGCCTTATCTGCATGCGCCGGGCAGCGGCATGCATGTGCACGTGAGTCTCTACGATGAGGCCGGCAACAACTTGCTGGCTGCAGACGGCCAGCGGCCATTGCGTCACGCCGTGGCCGGGTGCCTCGCGATGCTGCCGCATTGCATGCCGGTCTTCGCGGCCAATCACAACGCTTTTCGCCGCTATGGCTGGAAAGCGAATGCTGCCAGCCGCGGCAGTTGGGGCTTCGAAGACCGCGACGCCTGCATCCGCATTCCCGAATCGGATGATCGCAACCTGCGCATCGAACATCGCGTGGCGGGCGCGGATGCGAACCCTTACCTTGTGCTGGCCGCCATCCTCACCAGCATGGAACACGGGCTGGACGCAGGCCGCGAGCCCATCGCGCCGCTCAATGAGGATCGCGGGAGCGGCATCGATTTTCCGAAAGACATGCTCACGGCCGTCGCTGCTATGCAGAATCATCCGGTGGTGTGCGAGGGAATGGGCGAAGAGTTCGTCATGGTCTACTGCAAGAACAAACGGCAGGACCATCTGGAGTTCATGAACGAGGTGAACGCGCGGGAATACCGCTGGTTTCTTTGA
- a CDS encoding YqaE/Pmp3 family membrane protein, which translates to MRLLLAILLPWFQFFTIGRPFAGIICLILQITLIGWIPAAIWSVYALSQYNTDKKIARAMGNGR; encoded by the coding sequence ATGCGTCTATTGCTTGCCATCCTTCTGCCGTGGTTTCAGTTCTTCACGATCGGCCGACCGTTTGCCGGCATCATCTGCCTGATCTTGCAGATCACGCTGATCGGCTGGATTCCGGCCGCGATCTGGTCGGTGTACGCGTTGAGCCAGTACAACACTGACAAGAAAATCGCCCGTGCGATGGGCAACGGGCGCTAA